One part of the Ursus arctos isolate Adak ecotype North America unplaced genomic scaffold, UrsArc2.0 scaffold_14, whole genome shotgun sequence genome encodes these proteins:
- the SPNS2 gene encoding sphingosine-1-phosphate transporter SPNS2 — MMCLECASAAAGGAEEEEADAERRRRRRGAQRGAGGGGCCGARGVGAAGVAAADDEVQTLSGSVRRAPSGPPGAPGTPSRAAAAKGPSAQQPKPASLGRGRGAAAAILSLGNVLNYLDRYTVAGVLLDIQQHFGVKDRGAGLLQSVFICSFMVAAPVFGYLGDRFNRKVILSCGIFFWSAVTFSSSFIPQQHFWLLVLSRGLVGIGEASYSTIAPTIIGDLFTKNTRTLMLSVFYFAIPLGSGLGYITGSSVKQAAGDWHWALRVSPIVGMITGTLILVLVPATKRGHADQLGGQLKVHSSWLRDMKALIRNRSYVFSSLATSAVSFATGALGMWIPLYLHRAQVVQKTADTCSSPPCGAKDSLIFGAITCFTGFLGVVTGAGATRWCRLRTQRADPLVCAVGMLGSAIFICLIFVAAKSSIVGAYICIFVGETLLFSNWAITADILMYVVIPTRRATAVALQSFTSHLLGDAGSPYLIGFISDLIRQSTKDSPLWEFLSLGYALMLCPFVVVLGGVFFLATALFFLSDRAKAEQQVNQLVMPPASVKV, encoded by the exons aTGATGTGCCTGGAATGCGCctcggcggcggcgggcggcgcggaggaggaggaggcggacgCGGAGCGGCGGCGCCGGCGCCGGGGGGCGCAGCGAGGGGCTGGAGGTGGCGGCTGCTGCGGGGCGCGCGGAGTGGGCGCCGCTGGAGTCGCGGCCGCCGACGATGAGGTGCAGACGCTGTCGGGCAGCGTGAGGCGGGCTCCGTCCGGACCGCCCGGCGCCCCCGGCACCCCCAGCCGCGCAGCCGCTGCCAAGGGCCCCAGCGCTCAGCAGCCCAAACCAGCCAGCTTGGGCCGCGGACGGGGGGCAGCTGCCGCCATCCTCAGCTTGGGCAACGTGCTCAACTACCTGGACAGGTACACCGTGGCAG GCGTCCTTCTGGACATCCAGCAGCACTTTGGGGTCAAGGACCGAGGCGCCGGCTTGCTGCAGTCAG TGTTCATCTGCAGCTTCATGGTGGCCGCCCCCGTCTTCGGCTACCTGGGCGACCGTTTCAACAGGAAGGTGATCCTCAGCTGTGGTATCTTCTTCTGGTCGGCGGTcaccttctccagctccttcatCCCTCAGCAG CACTTCTGGCTGCTGGTCCTGTCCCGGGGCCTGGTGGGCATCGGTGAGGCCAGCTACTCCACCATCGCCCCCACCATCATCGGCGACCTGTTCACCAAGAACACACGTACGCTCATGCTGTCCGTCTTCTACTTCGCCATTCCGCTGGGCAG CGGCCTGGGCTACATCACGGGCTCCAGCGTCAAGCAGGCGGCCGGAGACTGGCACTGGGCCCTGCGG GTGTCCCCCATCGTGGGCATGATCACAGGCACACTCATCCTTGTCCTGGTCCCGGCCACCAAGAGAGGCCATGCCGACCAGCTCGGGGGCCAGCTCAAGGTGCACAGCTCGTGGCTGCGGGACATGAAGGCCCTGATCCGCAA ccGCAGCTACGTCTTCTCCTCCCTGGCCACGTCGGCCGTGTCCTTCGCCACAGGGGCCCTGGGCATGTGGATCCCGCTGTACCTGCACCGTGCCCAGGTCGTGCAGAAGACGGCGGACACGTGCAGCAGCCCGCCCTGCGGGGCCAAGGACAG CCTCATCTTCGGGGCCATCACCTGCTTTACTGGCTTTCTGGGTGTGGTCACGGGGGCCGGAGCCACGCGCTGGTGCCGCCTGCGGACGCAGCGGGCTGACCCGCTGGTGTGCGCCGTGGGCATGCTGGGCTCGGCCATCTTCATCTGCCTCATCTTCGTGGCTGCTAAGAGCAGCATCGTGGGCGCCTAC ATCTGCATCTTTGTTGGGGAGACGCTGCTCTTTTCAAACTGGGCCATCACCGCGGACATCCTCATG TACGTGGTCATCCCCACGAGACGAGCCACGGCCGTCGCCCTGCAGAGCTTCACCTCCCACCTGCTAGGGGACGCCGGGAGCCCCTACCTCATCGGCTTT aTCTCGGACCTGATCCGCCAGAGCACCAAGGACTCCCCGCTCTGGGAGTTCCTGAGCCTGGGCTACGCGCTCATGCTCTGCCCCTTCGTGGTGGTCCTGGGCGGCGTGTTCTTCCTGGCCACGGCCCTCTTCTTCCTCAGCGACCGCGCCAAGGCTGAGCAGCA GGTGAACCAGCTGGTGATGCCGCCTGCATCCGTCAAAGTCTGA